A stretch of the Archangium violaceum genome encodes the following:
- the dnaX gene encoding DNA polymerase III subunit gamma/tau, whose amino-acid sequence MSYLVLARKWRPQTFDDMTGQEHVVRTVANAIKMNRVAHAYLFCGPRGVGKTTAARLLAKALNCEKGPTSNPCGVCQACTEIAAGTSVDVAEIDGASNNGVENVREIRENAKYLPQRDRHKIYIIDEVHMLSGAAFNALLKTLEEPPGHVKFIFATTEAHKLPDTILSRCQRHNFRRIPAKVMLERLKYICEQEKVAISETALSMVVRQSEGGMRDALSLLDQIFSACGAEPTNEAVADALGAIDRTVVQDFAEALVRKDAKRVLERVEEVFNRGTDLKRLTEELALQLRHLFVAKTLGEAPAELAESERNALTALAKEADPAQISRLFDIVHGCVWDVSRAAQPRLALEMALLKAIQLSPVGSIPELLARVDRLAAGLGGSDDARKVAAGAPGGRSSSPNFRAH is encoded by the coding sequence ATGAGCTACCTCGTCCTCGCCCGTAAATGGCGCCCGCAGACCTTCGACGACATGACCGGCCAGGAGCACGTGGTCCGGACGGTCGCCAACGCCATCAAGATGAACCGGGTGGCGCACGCCTACCTGTTCTGCGGCCCGAGAGGCGTGGGCAAGACGACCGCCGCCCGCCTGCTCGCCAAGGCACTCAACTGCGAGAAGGGGCCCACCTCGAATCCCTGCGGCGTCTGCCAGGCCTGCACGGAGATCGCCGCGGGCACCTCGGTGGACGTGGCGGAGATCGACGGTGCCTCCAACAACGGCGTGGAGAACGTCCGCGAGATTCGCGAGAACGCCAAGTACCTGCCGCAGCGCGACCGGCACAAGATCTACATCATCGACGAGGTCCACATGCTCTCGGGGGCGGCGTTCAACGCGCTCCTGAAGACGCTGGAGGAGCCGCCCGGGCACGTGAAGTTCATCTTCGCGACCACCGAGGCGCACAAGCTCCCGGACACCATCCTCTCGCGCTGCCAGCGGCACAACTTCCGGCGCATCCCCGCGAAGGTGATGCTCGAGCGGCTGAAGTACATCTGCGAGCAGGAGAAGGTGGCCATCTCGGAGACCGCGCTCTCCATGGTGGTACGCCAGTCCGAGGGCGGCATGCGCGACGCGCTCAGCCTCCTGGATCAGATCTTCTCCGCCTGTGGCGCCGAGCCCACCAACGAGGCCGTGGCCGACGCGCTGGGCGCCATCGACCGCACGGTGGTGCAGGACTTCGCCGAGGCGCTGGTGCGCAAGGACGCGAAGCGCGTGCTGGAGCGGGTGGAGGAGGTCTTCAACCGCGGTACGGACCTCAAGCGGCTGACGGAGGAGCTCGCGCTGCAGCTGCGCCACCTCTTCGTGGCCAAGACGCTGGGCGAGGCCCCCGCGGAGCTCGCCGAGTCCGAGCGCAACGCCCTCACCGCGTTGGCGAAGGAGGCGGACCCGGCGCAGATCTCCCGCCTCTTCGACATCGTGCACGGGTGCGTGTGGGACGTGTCGCGCGCGGCCCAGCCCCGGCTCGCGCTGGAGATGGCGCTGCTCAAGGCCATCCAGCTCTCGCCGGTCGGCTCCATCCCGGAGCTCCTCGCCCGGGTGGATCGCCTCGCCGCCGGACTCGGTGGTTCCGATGACGCTCGCAAGGTTGCTGCTGGGGCGCCCGGAGGTCGCTCCAGTTCGCCCAACTTTCGCGCCCACTGA
- a CDS encoding DNA polymerase III subunit gamma/tau has product MSRGGPAPAAPVSRPPEAPAPAQPVVRVTNVRLPTQPPPPVEDERFFAEEGPAGGCASGECLPDEPPVPLAEPEPETESVRPFDVHHASRSAAPMAASGRDNPRRPLQERWRAAVDTVRTASGRHAKSLACGRLLWIREGEVALAYPPSQGFHKTTVSGSSGRPIVEKALSEHFGRPTKLVVQDCAEADKSAADVPGAPGTGLISIAEQDAQERAAYEKSAEGRVRSHPALRATLKYLGGEIEHIQVYEQPVRPVAAPTNDLPDESP; this is encoded by the coding sequence ATGTCCCGAGGTGGCCCCGCTCCCGCCGCCCCGGTCTCGCGTCCACCCGAGGCTCCCGCCCCCGCCCAGCCCGTGGTGCGGGTGACGAACGTGCGCCTGCCCACGCAGCCCCCCCCTCCCGTCGAGGACGAGCGTTTCTTCGCCGAGGAGGGTCCAGCCGGCGGATGTGCCTCCGGCGAGTGCCTCCCGGACGAGCCGCCCGTCCCTCTCGCCGAGCCGGAGCCAGAGACCGAGTCCGTCCGGCCCTTCGACGTCCACCACGCCTCGCGCTCCGCGGCTCCCATGGCCGCCTCGGGCCGCGACAACCCCCGGCGACCCCTCCAGGAGCGGTGGCGCGCGGCCGTGGACACCGTGCGCACGGCGTCCGGACGACATGCCAAGTCGCTCGCCTGCGGACGCCTGCTGTGGATCCGCGAGGGCGAGGTGGCGCTCGCCTACCCTCCGAGCCAGGGCTTCCACAAGACAACGGTGTCCGGGAGTAGCGGGCGCCCCATCGTCGAGAAGGCTCTCTCCGAGCACTTCGGTCGTCCCACGAAGCTCGTGGTGCAGGACTGTGCCGAGGCCGACAAGTCGGCGGCGGACGTACCGGGTGCTCCGGGCACGGGTCTCATCAGCATCGCCGAGCAGGACGCCCAGGAGCGCGCCGCGTACGAGAAGAGCGCCGAGGGCCGGGTACGTTCCCATCCCGCGCTCCGGGCCACCCTCAAGTACCTGGGGGGGGAGATCGAACACATCCAGGTGTACGAGCAGCCCGTGCGCCCGGTGGCCGCCCCGACGAACGACCTCCCTGACGAGAGCCCCTGA
- a CDS encoding YbaB/EbfC family nucleoid-associated protein: MPGIDLNYFIRQANKLTEKIEQRKKELADETVEAKAGDGRVTVVANCVQEIKSIKIDKSLVDPNDLGMLEDLVTAGVNAALASSREKMQRELGKISGGVKIPGIT, encoded by the coding sequence ATGCCCGGCATCGACCTGAACTACTTCATCCGTCAGGCCAACAAGCTCACGGAGAAGATCGAGCAGCGCAAGAAGGAGCTGGCCGACGAGACCGTCGAGGCCAAGGCCGGTGACGGCCGGGTGACCGTGGTCGCCAACTGCGTGCAGGAAATCAAGAGCATCAAGATCGACAAGTCGCTCGTGGACCCCAACGACCTGGGCATGCTCGAGGACCTGGTCACCGCCGGCGTCAACGCTGCCCTGGCGAGCAGCCGTGAGAAGATGCAGCGCGAGCTCGGCAAGATCTCCGGCGGCGTGAAGATCCCCGGCATTACTTGA
- the recR gene encoding recombination mediator RecR: protein MTPDPLNRLVAQLAKLPGIGEKTAQRLAFHILRSPGEYAQELSQAIREVKEKVHLCTRCFSLTDAELCGFCRDNRRDERVLCVVETFADLMALERTREFKGRYHVLHGVLSPLDGVGPEQLRIKELLTRLGDGHVEEIILATNPDVEGEATALYLTRLLKPMGIRVSRIAQGLPMGGDLEYADQATLAKALSARREL from the coding sequence ATGACTCCTGATCCGCTCAACCGCCTGGTCGCCCAGCTCGCGAAGCTCCCTGGCATCGGGGAGAAGACGGCGCAGCGTCTGGCGTTCCACATCCTCCGCTCTCCGGGCGAGTACGCCCAGGAGCTGTCCCAGGCCATCCGCGAGGTGAAGGAGAAGGTGCACCTGTGCACCCGCTGCTTCTCCCTCACCGATGCGGAGCTGTGCGGCTTCTGCCGGGACAACCGCCGTGACGAGCGCGTCCTGTGCGTGGTGGAGACGTTCGCGGACCTGATGGCGCTCGAGCGCACCCGGGAATTCAAGGGGCGCTACCACGTGCTGCACGGTGTGCTCTCGCCCCTGGACGGCGTGGGCCCCGAGCAGCTGCGCATCAAGGAGCTGCTCACGCGTCTGGGAGACGGGCATGTCGAGGAGATCATCCTCGCCACCAACCCGGACGTGGAGGGCGAGGCCACCGCGCTCTACCTCACGCGACTGCTCAAGCCGATGGGCATCCGCGTGAGCCGCATCGCCCAGGGCCTGCCCATGGGCGGAGACCTCGAATACGCCGACCAGGCCACGCTGGCCAAGGCGCTCAGCGCCCGGCGAGAGCTGTGA
- a CDS encoding protein kinase domain-containing protein, whose protein sequence is MTTPQARPETGGSTEAQPRPYGQYVLVRKLAEGGMAEIFLAKRLGADGFERNVVIKRMLANLSGLPDFVEMFRDEARLAARLVHPNVVQIHELGFADGCYFICMEYLPGEDFSTTVRTASFRGEYVPIPLVLRVLADAARGLHYAHEFTDESGRRLNIVHRDISPSNLYVTYEGQVKVLDFGIAKAESRLAHTRTGVVKGKYVYMAPEQARGAEVDRRADIFSLGVSLYEALTHVRPFARDNDLAVLNALMEGDYQPPRALRPELSPELEAVVLKAMSHEPAHRHATAAEFADDLERILAREPQPTTGAHLAAYLRTSFGEQRYAEKTRIPTLATLGMVGIPVSLSSGSFPTYSGATPTASFETRTSVVPSRSGTGIPTVQRSRRGGVVAALVAGCLLLAGGAFVVGRELAPVSAATPPPSNPVPSASPEVPAAASPGAAVAPAAVAEARPVTPPPVPAEPAPTPEAVVAAAPPEVQAEPPPPVKASARKTTKSRVSLEAADIQRVVSRNRARIMTCFEQYKRDLPADEGDVQVRFTIYSSGKANAATQGPLAKRPVGRCLEKQVERLRFPAHRDKEVTVVLPFGYRVTR, encoded by the coding sequence ATGACGACCCCCCAAGCCAGGCCGGAGACCGGAGGGAGCACCGAGGCTCAGCCCCGGCCCTATGGTCAGTACGTGCTGGTTCGCAAGCTGGCCGAGGGCGGCATGGCGGAGATCTTCCTCGCCAAGCGGCTCGGGGCGGATGGCTTCGAGCGCAACGTCGTCATCAAGCGGATGCTGGCCAACCTGTCGGGCCTGCCGGACTTCGTGGAGATGTTCCGCGACGAGGCACGGCTGGCGGCGCGGTTGGTGCACCCCAACGTGGTGCAGATCCACGAGCTGGGCTTCGCCGACGGCTGCTACTTCATCTGCATGGAGTACCTGCCGGGGGAGGACTTCTCCACCACGGTGCGCACGGCGAGCTTCCGGGGCGAGTACGTCCCCATTCCGCTGGTGCTGCGCGTGCTCGCCGACGCGGCGCGCGGTCTGCACTACGCCCACGAGTTCACCGACGAGTCGGGCCGGCGATTGAACATCGTCCACCGCGACATCTCACCCTCCAATCTGTACGTGACGTACGAGGGACAGGTGAAGGTGCTGGACTTCGGTATCGCCAAGGCCGAGTCGCGCCTGGCCCACACGCGGACCGGCGTGGTGAAGGGCAAGTACGTCTACATGGCGCCGGAGCAGGCCCGGGGCGCCGAGGTGGATCGACGCGCGGACATCTTCTCGCTGGGCGTGAGCCTCTACGAGGCCCTCACCCACGTGCGGCCCTTCGCCCGGGACAACGATCTGGCGGTGCTCAACGCGTTGATGGAGGGCGACTACCAGCCACCCCGGGCGCTGCGGCCCGAGCTGTCCCCGGAGCTGGAGGCGGTGGTCCTCAAGGCCATGTCGCATGAGCCCGCGCACCGCCACGCCACCGCCGCGGAGTTCGCCGACGACCTGGAGCGCATCCTGGCGCGCGAGCCCCAGCCGACGACCGGAGCCCACCTCGCCGCGTACCTGCGCACCAGCTTCGGAGAGCAGCGCTACGCGGAGAAGACTCGCATCCCCACGCTCGCGACGCTGGGGATGGTGGGGATCCCCGTGTCGCTGTCGTCCGGTTCCTTCCCGACGTACTCCGGGGCCACGCCCACCGCGTCCTTCGAAACCCGGACGAGTGTCGTCCCTTCGCGGTCCGGGACGGGCATCCCGACGGTCCAGCGCTCGCGTCGCGGGGGAGTCGTCGCCGCGCTCGTGGCGGGCTGCCTGCTGCTGGCGGGTGGGGCGTTCGTGGTGGGGCGCGAGCTCGCACCCGTGAGCGCTGCCACTCCGCCGCCGTCGAATCCCGTGCCTTCGGCGAGCCCCGAGGTGCCCGCCGCCGCGTCACCAGGAGCCGCCGTGGCTCCGGCCGCCGTCGCCGAGGCGCGGCCGGTCACCCCGCCGCCCGTGCCGGCGGAACCGGCTCCCACGCCAGAGGCCGTCGTGGCCGCCGCTCCGCCAGAGGTCCAGGCCGAGCCGCCACCTCCGGTGAAGGCATCGGCGCGTAAGACGACGAAGTCGCGCGTGTCACTGGAGGCCGCGGACATCCAACGCGTGGTGTCGCGCAACCGGGCGCGCATCATGACGTGCTTCGAGCAGTACAAGCGCGACCTGCCCGCGGACGAGGGGGATGTGCAGGTGCGTTTCACCATCTACTCCTCGGGCAAGGCGAACGCGGCCACGCAGGGGCCCCTGGCGAAGCGGCCCGTGGGCAGGTGTCTGGAGAAGCAGGTGGAGCGCCTGCGCTTCCCCGCGCACCGGGACAAGGAAGTGACGGTGGTGCTGCCCTTCGGCTACCGCGTCACACGGTAG
- a CDS encoding FecR domain-containing protein → MSTLRPRLLSALCLLLATGCGEEEPLPRAPAPSAEVEKPARAQVVDAGVVELARLTTVTGEVRLERGGKQAPAERGPLWRGDALETGADGGATVLFADGRTVEVGPEARFLLDEDASGVVVAVSRGFVLSRVPAERTRGKAGPRVQLTVLTPFGLTRTGSEESEVRVEVGQDEGRVEVLLGTVEVVAKNGKSVRATRGQVLSVKPEGVTTRVLELATVQVTVHAGTGRTEWRQKGSARWRGVDRDGEALKAGDSVRARQGSALLTLEGSESTLSLGPGGELVVEGVERRGSTDEARLALLKGELGLMLAPGRASRVVLPGLSLESDGAARLDVRRTGDGFTVDSRAGDVTLVRGEARESLRAGERATVAGAATARVEAVEQAPLALSSTAGQQVFHKRPSEVALTWEEAGEVRVEVASDAGFKKPVLAGVARRGFVNVMAPVKGSLYWRVRRPEGAEVARGSAFFGPERSAKGALGRLRNRVPEGPEKTTIFFQDKPPAVTFTCQAEPGAASYKVAVYRSGALGQPVAERSASAPQVPLEAGVLKEGSFVWSITPVAADGRPVRGGRMSKLELVFDNSVPTLIVNAPREGQRAGRRVRVSGVAPVDAKLFVNGRPLSLDSKHRFDTWVSSEGRPPRVVFKMSRPGAPDVYSVRTLK, encoded by the coding sequence GTGAGCACCCTCCGCCCTCGACTCCTGTCCGCGCTGTGCCTGCTGCTGGCCACTGGCTGCGGGGAGGAAGAGCCATTGCCTCGCGCACCCGCTCCCTCCGCCGAGGTGGAGAAGCCAGCACGGGCGCAGGTGGTGGACGCGGGCGTGGTGGAGCTCGCGCGGCTCACGACGGTGACGGGCGAGGTGCGGCTCGAGCGCGGAGGGAAGCAGGCGCCCGCGGAGCGGGGCCCGCTGTGGCGCGGTGACGCGTTGGAGACGGGCGCGGACGGAGGCGCCACGGTGCTCTTCGCCGACGGGCGCACGGTGGAGGTGGGGCCGGAGGCGCGCTTCCTGCTCGATGAGGATGCGAGCGGCGTGGTGGTGGCGGTGTCGCGAGGCTTCGTGCTGTCTCGGGTGCCGGCGGAGCGGACGCGGGGAAAGGCGGGCCCGCGGGTACAGCTCACCGTGCTCACGCCCTTCGGCCTCACCCGCACGGGCTCGGAGGAGAGCGAGGTTCGGGTCGAGGTGGGGCAGGACGAGGGCCGTGTGGAGGTGCTGCTCGGCACCGTGGAGGTGGTGGCGAAGAACGGGAAGTCGGTGCGGGCCACGCGGGGGCAGGTGCTGTCGGTGAAGCCCGAGGGCGTGACGACGCGGGTGCTGGAGCTGGCGACCGTCCAGGTGACGGTGCATGCCGGGACGGGCCGTACGGAGTGGCGCCAGAAGGGGAGTGCCCGGTGGCGCGGGGTGGACCGCGACGGCGAGGCGCTGAAGGCCGGAGACAGCGTGCGCGCACGCCAGGGCTCGGCGTTGCTGACACTGGAGGGCTCGGAGTCCACGCTCTCGCTCGGCCCGGGGGGGGAGCTGGTGGTGGAGGGAGTGGAGCGGCGCGGCTCGACGGACGAGGCGCGGTTGGCGCTGCTCAAGGGCGAGCTGGGGCTGATGCTGGCTCCGGGCCGCGCCAGCCGGGTGGTGTTGCCAGGGCTCTCGCTGGAGAGCGACGGGGCGGCGCGGCTCGACGTCCGGCGCACCGGGGATGGCTTCACCGTGGACTCGCGCGCGGGTGACGTGACGCTGGTGCGCGGCGAGGCCCGAGAGTCCCTGCGCGCGGGCGAGCGGGCCACCGTGGCGGGAGCGGCCACCGCGCGTGTCGAGGCCGTGGAGCAGGCCCCTCTCGCGCTGTCCTCGACCGCGGGCCAGCAGGTGTTCCACAAGCGTCCGTCGGAGGTGGCCCTCACGTGGGAGGAGGCCGGCGAGGTGCGGGTGGAGGTGGCCTCGGACGCCGGGTTCAAGAAGCCGGTGCTGGCGGGTGTGGCCCGGCGCGGCTTCGTCAACGTGATGGCTCCCGTGAAGGGCTCGCTGTACTGGCGGGTGCGGCGGCCGGAAGGCGCGGAGGTGGCGCGTGGCAGTGCGTTCTTCGGTCCGGAGCGCTCCGCGAAGGGCGCGCTGGGCCGGCTGCGCAACCGCGTGCCCGAGGGGCCGGAGAAGACGACCATCTTCTTCCAGGACAAGCCCCCGGCCGTCACCTTCACCTGCCAGGCCGAGCCGGGCGCGGCGTCCTACAAGGTCGCGGTGTACCGGAGCGGCGCGCTCGGTCAGCCCGTGGCGGAGCGGTCCGCTTCCGCGCCCCAGGTGCCGCTCGAGGCGGGCGTCCTGAAGGAGGGCAGCTTCGTCTGGTCCATCACCCCGGTGGCGGCGGATGGAAGGCCGGTGCGCGGCGGGAGGATGAGCAAGCTGGAGCTCGTCTTCGACAACTCGGTGCCCACGCTCATCGTCAACGCGCCTCGGGAAGGGCAGCGGGCGGGGCGTCGCGTCCGCGTGTCCGGAGTGGCCCCGGTGGATGCGAAGCTGTTCGTGAACGGACGGCCCCTGTCCCTGGATTCGAAACACCGGTTCGATACCTGGGTATCCTCCGAGGGACGGCCGCCCCGCGTCGTATTCAAGATGTCTCGCCCCGGTGCACCGGACGTGTATTCGGTGCGCACCCTGAAGTGA
- a CDS encoding MSCRAMM family protein, whose product MRGGTIQGMGPRISMRFQFPGALSGIHYTPAVPVRSPTFLSALLLVLTLLGPISASAGSEDAEWGSLRLRYGLAFREGAQESVPAVTYGGLTPNDVALWAAVFGGGWWGAWAGVQREGLGFSRETELITSGGLLRASVGPAARVFLGPVRAELSAGYGFAQLPAFSGSGQVRLVPTVRHAALVGARVLVPLPGHLRVEVRGEVPVALGSTSSGFAAGGALLVPVVRRDGWGGALVLDYQYVRDVLTSAEGWTSRQVISRAGVALELSLGGGDVRARPETGELFLSVVDADSGKALPEARVVLTAEGVDQAPRVAGLDGRLPGVVLPPGEVLARVSVGGYLPAEERFTVTSGGREERVVRVRQEPRVGSLLVTVVDSRGGKPLPGAAVSVGGTEVLTDAEGRARVEGLTPGPLSVDISAEGFRATQEAVVIVAGTETGLPVSLASRQKAALATLSGQVRSVRRGRPLRAWLIIPEAKLRRRTDARGSFQVQLKQGRYRLVFSAPGHLSQTKVVTVQDGEQAIFNVDLFPKNR is encoded by the coding sequence ATGCGAGGGGGGACCATCCAGGGCATGGGACCACGGATTTCCATGCGCTTCCAGTTTCCGGGGGCCCTGTCGGGTATTCACTATACTCCGGCCGTGCCGGTTCGCTCGCCCACCTTTTTATCCGCCCTCCTACTTGTGCTCACCCTGCTGGGGCCGATCAGCGCCTCGGCGGGGTCCGAGGACGCGGAGTGGGGTTCGCTGCGACTGCGCTACGGGCTGGCCTTCCGCGAGGGCGCGCAGGAGTCCGTGCCGGCGGTGACGTACGGGGGCCTGACGCCCAATGACGTGGCGCTGTGGGCCGCGGTGTTCGGCGGGGGGTGGTGGGGGGCGTGGGCCGGCGTGCAGCGCGAGGGCCTCGGCTTCTCCCGGGAGACGGAGCTCATCACGAGCGGCGGCCTGCTGCGGGCCTCGGTGGGGCCGGCGGCGCGTGTCTTCCTGGGGCCGGTGCGTGCCGAGCTGAGCGCCGGTTACGGCTTCGCGCAGCTGCCGGCGTTCTCCGGCTCGGGACAGGTGCGGCTCGTGCCCACGGTGCGCCATGCCGCGCTGGTGGGAGCCCGCGTCCTCGTGCCTCTGCCCGGGCATCTGCGCGTGGAGGTGCGCGGCGAGGTGCCCGTGGCACTCGGCTCCACGTCGAGTGGCTTCGCGGCTGGTGGCGCGTTGCTCGTCCCGGTGGTTCGGCGGGACGGGTGGGGTGGGGCGCTGGTGCTCGACTATCAGTATGTGCGCGACGTGCTGACGAGCGCGGAGGGGTGGACGTCCCGACAGGTCATCAGCCGCGCGGGAGTGGCCCTCGAGCTCTCCCTGGGGGGTGGGGATGTCCGCGCGCGGCCGGAGACGGGCGAGCTCTTCCTGTCGGTGGTGGACGCGGACTCCGGCAAGGCCCTGCCCGAGGCCCGGGTGGTGTTGACGGCGGAGGGGGTGGATCAGGCGCCCCGCGTGGCCGGCCTGGACGGGCGGTTGCCGGGTGTGGTGCTGCCTCCGGGCGAGGTGCTCGCGCGGGTGAGCGTGGGTGGCTATCTGCCCGCGGAGGAGCGCTTCACGGTGACGAGCGGTGGGCGCGAGGAGCGGGTGGTGCGCGTGCGCCAGGAGCCGCGCGTGGGCTCCCTGCTCGTGACCGTGGTGGACTCGCGCGGTGGGAAGCCCCTTCCGGGCGCGGCCGTGTCCGTGGGGGGAACCGAGGTGCTCACCGACGCGGAGGGTCGAGCCCGCGTGGAGGGACTCACCCCGGGTCCGCTGTCAGTGGATATCTCCGCCGAGGGTTTTCGAGCCACCCAGGAGGCCGTGGTCATCGTCGCCGGAACGGAGACGGGGTTGCCCGTGTCACTGGCCTCCAGGCAAAAAGCAGCGCTCGCCACCCTGTCGGGACAGGTACGAAGCGTGCGGCGGGGCAGGCCGCTCCGGGCCTGGCTGATCATTCCGGAGGCGAAGCTCCGCCGCCGCACGGATGCCCGGGGGTCTTTCCAGGTCCAGCTCAAGCAAGGTAGGTATCGTCTCGTCTTCTCGGCTCCCGGGCACCTGTCCCAGACCAAGGTCGTCACCGTGCAGGACGGCGAACAAGCCATCTTCAACGTCGATCTCTTCCCCAAGAACCGGTGA
- the mglB gene encoding gliding-motility regulator GTPase-activating protein MglB, with amino-acid sequence MGTQLVMYEEEFTKINAVCDRLTKDANAKVVFLVDKNGQLISSAGQTQNIDTTSLASLTAGNVAAMGGLAKLIGENEFPHQFHEGAKDSLYMTIVGSRVVLVVIFDNRTSLGLVRLRIKKASDELTKIFESLVKKTDGPGVGSPFAEISDDDIDNLFSE; translated from the coding sequence ATGGGCACGCAATTGGTGATGTACGAAGAGGAGTTCACCAAGATCAACGCGGTTTGCGACCGGCTGACCAAGGACGCGAACGCGAAGGTGGTGTTCCTCGTCGACAAGAACGGCCAGCTCATCTCCTCCGCGGGACAGACGCAGAACATCGACACCACCTCGCTGGCCTCGCTGACGGCCGGTAACGTGGCGGCGATGGGCGGCCTCGCGAAGTTGATTGGCGAGAACGAGTTCCCCCACCAGTTCCACGAGGGGGCCAAGGACTCGCTCTACATGACCATCGTCGGAAGCCGGGTGGTCCTGGTCGTCATCTTCGACAATCGGACCAGTCTCGGTCTGGTGCGCCTGCGCATCAAGAAGGCCAGCGACGAGCTGACCAAGATCTTCGAGAGTCTGGTGAAGAAGACGGATGGTCCCGGGGTCGGCTCGCCGTTCGCCGAGATTTCCGACGACGATATCGACAACCTCTTCAGCGAGTAA
- the mglA gene encoding gliding-motility regulator Ras-like GTPase MglA: MSFINYSSREINCKIVYYGPGLCGKTTNLQYIYNKTAAETKGKLISLSTETDRTLFFDFLPLSLGEIRGFKTRFHLYTVPGQVFYDASRKLILKGVDGVVFVADSQVERMEANMESLENLRVNLAEQGYDLNKIPYVIQYNKRDLPNAVTVEEMRKALNPRNIPEYQAVAPTGVGVFDTLKAVAKLVLTELKKGG, encoded by the coding sequence ATGTCCTTCATCAACTACTCGTCTCGCGAAATCAACTGCAAGATCGTCTACTACGGTCCCGGGTTGTGCGGGAAGACGACGAACCTGCAGTACATCTACAACAAGACCGCCGCGGAAACGAAGGGCAAGCTCATCTCGCTCTCCACCGAGACGGATCGCACGCTCTTCTTCGACTTCCTCCCGCTGTCGCTGGGTGAGATCCGCGGCTTCAAGACGCGCTTCCACCTCTACACGGTGCCGGGTCAGGTCTTCTACGACGCCAGCCGCAAGCTCATCCTCAAGGGCGTGGACGGCGTGGTGTTCGTGGCCGACAGCCAGGTGGAGCGCATGGAGGCCAACATGGAGTCGTTGGAGAACCTCCGCGTCAACCTGGCCGAGCAGGGCTACGATCTGAACAAGATCCCCTACGTCATCCAGTACAACAAGCGTGACCTACCCAACGCGGTGACCGTGGAGGAGATGCGCAAGGCGCTCAACCCGCGCAACATCCCCGAGTACCAGGCGGTCGCCCCCACCGGCGTGGGCGTCTTCGACACGCTCAAGGCCGTGGCCAAGCTGGTGTTGACGGAGTTGAAGAAGGGCGGCTAG
- a CDS encoding dihydrolipoamide acetyltransferase — translation MRSATSILRVLALVGTALWAPAFAQQGPGAVATPQPASPTPAAPAPAPANTQAQTADEAFNTRVRTLEEQVVDLKEKVFRSKARLQVLQETVLGGDLSTGARAVLVHRNEMGDSFVLESVAYALDGAPIFTRTDEDGDLTGRPELEIFNGRIVPGQHQVAVRLVYRGHGYGLFSYLEGYRFKVQSSYTFNAEPGKVTTVRVVGFEKGGLTTDLQDRPAVRYDIESARDAGKQKTAPASDAAPPAPAATAPTETK, via the coding sequence GTGCGCTCCGCAACCTCCATCCTCCGAGTGCTGGCGCTGGTCGGCACGGCCCTGTGGGCCCCTGCGTTCGCGCAGCAGGGCCCTGGTGCCGTTGCCACGCCACAGCCCGCTTCGCCCACCCCCGCGGCCCCGGCGCCCGCTCCCGCCAACACCCAGGCCCAGACGGCCGACGAGGCCTTCAACACCCGGGTGAGGACGCTCGAGGAGCAGGTCGTCGACCTGAAGGAGAAGGTCTTCCGCTCCAAGGCGCGCCTGCAGGTGCTGCAGGAGACGGTGCTGGGCGGAGACCTCTCCACCGGAGCGCGCGCGGTGCTCGTCCACCGCAACGAGATGGGAGACTCGTTCGTGCTGGAGTCGGTGGCGTACGCGCTGGACGGCGCGCCCATCTTCACCCGCACGGACGAGGACGGGGACCTGACCGGCCGCCCGGAGCTGGAGATCTTCAACGGCCGCATCGTGCCGGGCCAGCACCAGGTCGCCGTGCGGCTCGTCTACCGGGGCCATGGCTACGGGCTGTTCAGCTACCTCGAGGGCTACCGCTTCAAGGTGCAATCCAGCTACACCTTCAACGCGGAGCCGGGGAAGGTGACGACCGTGCGCGTGGTGGGGTTCGAGAAGGGGGGCCTGACCACGGACCTGCAGGATCGTCCCGCGGTACGCTACGACATCGAGTCGGCACGCGACGCGGGGAAGCAGAAGACGGCGCCCGCCTCGGACGCCGCCCCACCGGCTCCCGCCGCCACGGCCCCCACCGAAACGAAGTAG